The nucleotide window AGCAGAGCAGCCAAATGACAGCCCAAACGCTCAAAGCAGGGAGCAACAGAAGCCGGCAACGCTAAAAAGAGAAGGCAGTGCAATTTTACCCATGACAGAATCACCACAGGATGGTTTGCCTTGGAAGGGACCTCGAAGATCATCCAGGTCCCACTGCCTGTCAaaggcaggaacaccttccactagaccaggttgctcagcgCCCCATACAACCTTCCCCTGAACActgccaggaatggggcatccacaacctctctgcTCCAGTGTCCGCTCCCTTCTTCCGTCGGGATTTGTACCACCCGCACTCAGCCCCGGCCTTTCTTCGGCAGCCGAGCTTCAGGCGGCAGTCTAAGGGAGGGGGCAGTGGGGAGCTGCGCAGGAGCCATGAGGAGGGCGCGCTGCGCCCACGGGGGTGACGGCCCCAAAGCCCCGCAGCTCCGGGGCGGATCCACGCCGTGCCACGGATTCCCAGCCCCGGGGCGATgccttctctcttcctccaTCTCTCTCCCGCTTACGGGCCTAGTCCAGGCTCCATCCGCCCTGCGCCTCGGGCGGGGCTGGCGCTGAGCGCGGCAGCGCCTCGCTCCAGGGGCTCTATTCTCCCGCCGCTCGCGGCAGCACGGCACGGTACAGCGCAGCACGGCATGGCACAATAcagcatggcatggcatggcatggcacagCACGGCGCGGCGCGGCCCAGCCAGCGCGGGCCCGCGGGCGGCCCCGGCAGCCGCCCCGCTCGCTCACCTTGAGCGCCTCCAACCCCATGAGGCGCGTCTTGCGCTCCTGGTCCTTAAGGATGAGGAAGGGCCGCCCATACTCGTCAAACGCCAGAGTGCCCATGGCCGACATGGCTGCACCGCCTGCTCCGaccgccgccgcccgcgcgcaCCTCCCGGAAgtcgccgcgcccgccgcgacaccgcgcgccgccccgcgccTGCGCGGCCGCTACACCCGCGCCTTATTTCACGGACGGGAGCTTTGTGGCGCCCCCAGCGGAGCCTTCTGGAAGCCGCCCGGCGCCGGGGGAGGAGCGCGGCGCTCGCGGCCGCACGCCCGGCTCACGGGGgcggggagggaaggagggaggctGTGCCGAATGGGCGGAGCACGGGCGGCAGCGGGCTGCGCCGGTTTACGTGAGTGCGGAGGAGGGAAGACAGACTCACGGTGGAAAAGTGTGCGCGGTGCTTCTCTCCGGGGCGCCTTCGGAAAGGTTTCGGTTCCCCCACCCCTTCATAGTGAAGCGGTACAGCCCTTCCCTATGACTGTTGCAGGCCGAGCGTAAGGCTGGGTTTGTCATTGGCGAGTCGGGGTGTGTGGTGGCGGGTGTCGCTGTGTCCCAGGGAAAAGTTCCTCCGCAAAGGAGGAGCAGTAACTCCAGCACGTGTCCCCGTGGCGGGGAGTTCCCTGCCTGCGCCGCCCCGGAGCCGTTCGGGGCGCGCTGCCAGGGCTTTAAATGGGAACCGCGTTCCTGCCTTCGCGTCCCTCAGCTTTTCAGACGCTGTAGCGTTTCCTTGGGATTGGCTGAAGTGTTgtggtggttttcttttctatctCTTAACGTCGTAGCTCTTTGCTACAAGATTTGTCTCAAATGAGCGAGAACACTGTCTGCCCGTCCCCAGGCGCGATGACCCAGGCGCTTGCGAAGGAGGTCCCGCAGGAGGAGGGCGAAGGCGGCTCCcggaggagcagctggggcctGCTGCTCACGGCCGGTCTGGGAGGGACCTTGGTGGCCCTCTACGCTGTGGCCACCCCCTTCGTGACTCCGGCCCTGAGGAAGGTGTGCCTGCCCTTCGTTCCTGCCACCGCCGCGCAGATCCAGAATGTGCTGAGAATGTTGGAAAACAGAAGTGGCTCCCTAGTTGACATTGGTAGCGGGGATGGCCGCATTGTAAGTTATGGATGTTGCCTTCCTTTTAGATCACCTCTTAAACAAGTGCCAAAAGTGCTGGGGCTGCGTTTTCTCTCACTTAAAAACGTCTTGTCTTTGACATCCGGTGGTTGTCTCTGAGTCTTATGGAAAGGAACAAATCTGAGAAAGGTTTACATTCAGTTTTGATGAGTAATAAATAGTTTTTTGCTGCAGTCTTACCTGTAGCTTGACCAAGGTAGGGGAGAAAATGGCATTGTGGTGACTGGACGAAATCACAATACATTCACTTGAAAAGATGCTATCAGAGTCTTGGTACTGATTGACAAAGAGCTGTGATTCTACAAAGGTGTGTAGCTACAGCAAGTGAGGTGAGATGCTTAATGTATAAAGGTGATAGAAGTGTAAAAAGAAATGGGCAGTGAGCAAtggattataaaaataaaaatcctggtGTGGTTAGAACTGTAGTCTTCAAACCTTTGTGCACGGCTGGCTTCCCCACTTCTGAATCCATGTGGTAAAACTAGAATAAACACCAAGAGAAATGGTGAGAATCATGAAAGGAAAAGTGATACTGTGTTTCCAGGGTATTGCTTGAACCCCAGTTTGTGAAAGGTGGTGAGGATATAGTGGAAAATTGCAtgatttggtttttcttttgttgctgtgacattttgtgtgcttttttgTAACTATCTGCTTCAAGTCAGATTTGCCAACAGGGTGGTGGTTTTTGATGGAAACACATGAGTTCTTGAATGCTACCTTTGTCCATGTTTTATGTGAATGAGTCAGCTATTTgtccatgtaaaaaaaaaaaaaattgatttggaACCCCAAGTGTGTGAAGATTGCTTGAATTGTGCCTCAGTAggaaaaagaccaaaaaacTTAGACATGAGGTAACTGCAATTTCTGATGCCCTCTCTGTTCATCATTGTGGCTGCTGATTCTCATCAGAGGTATTTAATTTCAATAGGTACTGTGTCATTGATTCTGATATATAGGTGCCTAAATGGAGACTGAAGACTATTTGGAAAGCCAGGTGCCTAAAAATGAATGCTTGGTGCTTCCTTGATGCATATGTCCTGAAAAAGTCTGTTCAAATGCTTTTAATTATTTAGCACTTACACAGGTGTAATCAGTGGATAAATACGAAGATATTTACCACACTTCCAAGTGTGGTAAAAATGTCAAATTCTTTTGGTCAATTTGcaagtgctctgtgtgtgaTGGAAGATGCATTATTTTAACAGTGTGAAATATACAGTCCAGGTAAAGCTGTTTGAGAAGTTCTGTTAAGAAATGTGTACTTTCTGATTTCACCTTGCTTGTTTTGTAATTGATGGTTCATCAGGCGACTGCTGATTAGAAGTCTGCAGTAACCTTTTAAATTATGTCTTAAACCTTTATTCTAGAAATCAGTgcattttttgatttttttttttcagtgtagaTCAAGATTGCTTTCACACTCTTTCTATTGGTATGTAATTTTGGCTCTGATTCAGGAGCTGCTCAAGTGCCTATCCCTCACTGGTTTTCAAATAAGTGGTCTAATTTTGAGTGGTTTTGCGTGTGAATTTCACTGTTCTCTCTGTGATCAATGTTGGTTCTCTTTAATTCCAAGACACTGTAATGAATGTGttaaattaaacttttataTGGATCACAGATGTACTGCAAGCTCACAGCTTTGCCCTGTgactgtttgttttcattttgtttgcctGACTATATTTCAGTTGGACtagtaataatagtaaaatGTAGTTTTCAATTTTTGTTCACTATACAACTGTCCTGTTGGGCGCTAAACCCAGGGTGACTTAGGAAAATGCTTTCctttgatttatattttaaataacactGTGAGCTTCTCTTTAGGTGAATAGACTTTTTATGTTTCAAAgtgaagatttattttcttccttgtagGTGATAGCAGCTGCAAAAAAGGGATTCCAGGCTGTCGGTTATGAATTGAATCCCTGGCTAGTCTGGTACTCCAGATATCGTGCCTGGAGAGATGGAGTACATCAGAACACCAAATTCTATATTTCAGACTTATGGAAGGTGGGTGGTGAATTACATAAGACTGGATCTGGGATGATTGAGAGATTTTATAAGTTTGGAAATACTTTTCTGAAAAAGCTGAAATGCTGTCTGACCACAAGGTGCTCTACTGGACTTTGAGCAAAGTACTTGTGCTGGGAATCTGGTTTCTTTGGGCTCAGtatgctgttctgctgcttttgtgctttATTCAAGTAGCACCTGAATAAAGTGCTTTCTTTATCAGTAGAGGTTCCTTGAGCAAGCCTGGGCCTGATGAATTATGTGGGAGGGTTTATTTTGGCTGTGGGGGTATTTGTGTTCAGAAAGGAACATAGGAGAACTTCACGGCACTGAGTGGAAGAACTCGATCATTAGAATGCCCAGGAAGTTTTTATAACTAGCTGACATTTAACAGAAGAAGGGGCAAATTTAAAGCATACATGATTTTATCATATACAGGAGTTGTGAAAATAACCCTTCAGTTATTAGTAAAGTCATGTAggtattttcttaattaatgCTTTCTGTGCTTCTAGAATTGCTATTCCATATTCTTGGCCAGACAGTAGAAGTTTTTTGCTGTTCAGCAGtataaagttttctttatgtGAAAATTCTTGTGATGAAAAGTTGGTAAGGGATCTCCTTACATATTTTTGATTTAAATTCCTATTGAAAGAAGTGCAACTAGAGGGATTAGGAGAAAAGAATGGTGAGAATTTCTCTAAGTGCCATTTTCAATAAGATTTgttctaaattttattttaggtttctttttctcattatagaaatgttgttgtttttggaGTACCTCAAATGGTAAgcttgctatttattttttatttttctttgttactgtattttgtttattataataattaattatttgttacaatgtttatttattttaatgccaAGGCATTCAGTGTCAGTACGTTAATCTGCAAAATGAATCAACCTACAGATGGTCAAAGGTAGTCAGTACTAATCATAGAATATTAAggattgggagggaccttaaacatCATCAACTCCAACCCTCCCTGTGCATGGGatacctcccactagaccaggttgctcaaggccttatccagcctggctttgaacactgccagggttgGGGCATCCAAAaactccctgggcaacctgttccagtgtctcaccaccctcacagtaaagaatttcttcttaatgtcTAACCTAAATTtgccctttcattttttttccattctccaTTGTCCTATCTCTGCAGTTCCTGATGAAGCAACCCTCTCCAGCTTCATCAGGAGATTCTTCTCTGTAGTCTCCCTTCTGATATTGGAAGGTTGCTATGAGGTCTGCATGtagccttctcttctctagttccaactcccctgccataaGCAGGGACACTTGACCAGGTtcctcagagctccatccaacctggtttGAACAATTCCATggctggggcatccacaacttctctgggcaacctgttccattgcctcaccaccctcatgtgaagaatttctttgtaaTACCAATCtaactctctttcagtttgaagctcttcccccttgtcctgtcactacatgtgCCTGTAGAAggtccctctccatcttccaTCTTATAGGCTCCCTGAAGGTACTGGGAGGCTGCAGTTAGGTTCCCCTGAAGCTGTCtctttttccaggctgaagaaACCCAATCCTGTCGTCCTGTGCCTGTGTATTTCTTGTTCCTTTGCTAAGGCAGGTGTGAGATGGAGTGAGTGAAGAGCTT belongs to Vidua macroura isolate BioBank_ID:100142 chromosome 1, ASM2450914v1, whole genome shotgun sequence and includes:
- the ATPSCKMT gene encoding ATP synthase subunit C lysine N-methyltransferase isoform X3 — encoded protein: MSENTVCPSPGAMTQALAKEVPQEEGEGGSRRSSWGLLLTAGLGGTLVALYAVATPFVTPALRKVCLPFVPATAAQIQNVLRMLENRSGSLVDIGSGDGRIVIAAAKKGFQAVGYELNPWLVWYSRYRAWRDGVHQNTKFYISDLWKMPQLEKKLEEELECNARIIACRFPFPCWIPDHTTGEGIDTVWAYDLKHSRGCETKSLEVTPETES
- the ATPSCKMT gene encoding ATP synthase subunit C lysine N-methyltransferase isoform X1; amino-acid sequence: MSENTVCPSPGAMTQALAKEVPQEEGEGGSRRSSWGLLLTAGLGGTLVALYAVATPFVTPALRKVCLPFVPATAAQIQNVLRMLENRSGSLVDIGSGDGRIVIAAAKKGFQAVGYELNPWLVWYSRYRAWRDGVHQNTKFYISDLWKVSFSHYRNVVVFGVPQMMPQLEKKLEEELECNARIIACRFPFPCWIPDHTTGEGIDTVWAYDLKHSRGCETKSLEVTPETES
- the ATPSCKMT gene encoding ATP synthase subunit C lysine N-methyltransferase isoform X2 produces the protein MTQALAKEVPQEEGEGGSRRSSWGLLLTAGLGGTLVALYAVATPFVTPALRKVCLPFVPATAAQIQNVLRMLENRSGSLVDIGSGDGRIVIAAAKKGFQAVGYELNPWLVWYSRYRAWRDGVHQNTKFYISDLWKVSFSHYRNVVVFGVPQMMPQLEKKLEEELECNARIIACRFPFPCWIPDHTTGEGIDTVWAYDLKHSRGCETKSLEVTPETES